From Leguminivora glycinivorella isolate SPB_JAAS2020 chromosome 24, LegGlyc_1.1, whole genome shotgun sequence, a single genomic window includes:
- the LOC125238662 gene encoding acyl-CoA Delta(11) desaturase-like has product MAPYATDEQTLHNQNKDLPKLKAPQADDWKFKVSYTTVFVMLYLHLSALYGLYLSFTSASWATIVYGIILLEVGILGLMAGAHRLWCHRSYKATFPLQTLLMLFQSTAGEYTAFNWVRDHRLHHSYSDTDGDPSNSTRGLFFSHLGWTVVHKHPEVKRRGASLDMSDLLSNPVLMFQKKYGFYIITFFTYVLPTIIPMYFWGETFNTAYHVNILRTILSLNFTALINSASHSIGRRPYDKEVQATENIAVNLATLGEGFHNYHHVFPWDYRAAELSSKLNWTAAFIDFFAWIGWAYDLKTVENGIVVKRAMRCGDGTYEGGLRCETVFKNE; this is encoded by the exons ATGGCTCCCTACGCAACAGACGAACAGACTTTACATAACCAAAATAAGGATCTGCCTAAATTAAAAGCCCCACAGGCAGATGACTGGAAGTTCAAGGTTTCATACACAACGGTGTTCGTTATGTTATACCTGCATTTGTCAGCGCTGTACGGGCTTTACTTAAGCTTCACGTCGGCATCTTGGGCCACTATAGTTTATG GCATCATCCTTCTGGAAGTGGGTATACTCGGCTTGATGGCAGGGGCCCATCGACTCTGGTGCCACAGGAGCTACAAGGCCACCTTCCCTCTGCAGACTTTGCTTATGCTGTTCCAATCGACAGCTGGGGAGTACACCGCGTTCAACTGGGTTCG AGACCACCGACTCCACCACAGCTACAGCGACACCGATGGTGACCCAAGCAACTCAACAAGAGGTCTTTTTTTCTCTCACCTGGGCTGGACGGTTGTCCATAAGCATCCGGAGGTCAAACGACGTGGAGCAAGTCTAGACATGTCGGATTTGCTGAGCAATCCTGTGCTTATGTTTCAGAAGAA ATACGGTTTCTACATCATCACCTTCTTCACCTATGTTCTCCCGACCATCATCCCAATGTACTTCTGGGGAGAAACCTTCAACACCGCTTACCACGTGAACATTCTCCGGACCATCTTAAGCTTAAACTTCACCGCTCTCATCAACAGCGCCTCTCACAGTATCGGGAGAAGACCTTACGACAAAGAAGTCCAAGCTACAGAGAACATTGCTGTGAACTTAGCTACGCTTGGCGAAGGGTTCCATAACTACCATCACGTTTTCCCGTGGGACTACAGGGCTGCAGAATTGTCTAGTAAACTTAACTGGACTGCAGCGTTCATAGATTTTTTTGCGTGGATCGGATGGGCGTATGATTTGAAGACGGTGGAAAATGGTATAGTGGTGAAGAGGGCAATGAGGTGTGGGGATGGGACTTATGAAGGGGGGTTGAGATGTGAGACAGtttttaagaatgaataa
- the LOC125238705 gene encoding acyl-CoA Delta(11) desaturase-like translates to MPPNVSEDYLITERNRELPKLVAPQADDWKFQLSYSTVVFFGYFYLAALYGLYLCFTSAHWATIIFAAVLLEVGQIGVLAGAHRLWSHKSYEAKLPLQILLIIFQSVSSQWTAFNWVKEHRIHHEFSDTDADPYNSTRGLFFSHVGWMLVNKHPELKKRRACIDMSDMRRNPVVSFQYKYGFAFIATFAYIIPTLIPMYLWGETLMNAYFVNILRTIICQNCTSLVNSFAHAYGNKPYDKNLTASENMLAHFGTLGEGFHNYHHVFPWDYRSSELGSSFNLPAAFIEFFAKIGWAYNLKTAEYSAVAKRAKRCGDGTFKEVDLKNEECKSE, encoded by the exons ATGCCCCCAAACGTATCCGAAGATTACCTCATAACTGAACGCAACAGAGAGCTCCCAAAGTTGGTAGCCCCCCAGGCCGACGACTGGAAGTTCCAGCTTTCATACTCGACAGTAGTTTTCTTCGGCTACTTTTATTTGGCGGCGTTATATGGGCTGTATCTATGCTTTACTTCGGCCCATTGGGCTACAATTATTTTTG CTGCGGTCCTTCTGGAAGTCGGTCAAATTGGGGTCTTAGCCGGCGCCCACCGTCTCTGGTCCCACAAGAGCTACGAAGCCAAGCTGCCCCTCCAGATCCTCCTGATCATCTTCCAGTCTGTCTCCAGCCAGTGGACAGCCTTCAATTGGGTCAAGGAACACCGGATCCATCATGAGTTCAGTGATACCGATGCTGATCCTTACAACTCCACAAGAGGACTCTTCTTCTCTCATGTTGGATGGATGTTGGTGAATAAGCATCCGGAACTCAAGAAACGGAGGGCGTGTATCGACATGTCGGACATGAGGAGGAATCCGGTCGTCTCTTTTCAATACAA ATACGGGTTTGCCTTTATAGCCACATTCGCATACATCATCCCCACTCTAATCCCGATGTACCTGTGGGGTGAGACCTTGATGAACGCCTACTTCGTCAATATCCTCCGTACCATCATCTGCCAGAACTGCACGTCTCTCGTCAACAGTTTCGCACATGCCTACGGGAACAAACCTTATGACAAGAATCTCACCGCTAGTGAGAACATGCTCGCACACTTCGGTACCCTTGGCGAAGGATTCCACAATTACCACCACGTCTTCCCTTGGGATTATAGGTCTTCTGAATTAGGTAGCAGCTTCAATCTCCCGGCTGCTTTTATAGAGTTTTTCGCGAAGATCGGATGGGCTTATAACTTAAAGACGGCAGAGTATAGCGCGGTAGCTAAGAGAGCAAAACGGTGTGGGGATGGTACTTTTAAAGAAGTAGACTTAAAAAATGAGGAGTGTAAGAGTGAATAA
- the LOC125238980 gene encoding acyl-CoA Delta(11) desaturase-like, translating to MTPHATYEYTLHNQNRDLPKLKAPQADDWKFKISYITVAINIYLHLSALYGLYLSFTSASWATIVYDLILLEVGMLGLMAGTHRLWAHRSYKATFPLQTLLMLFQSSAGQFTAFNWVRDHRLHHKHSDTDGDPHNAARGLFFCHVGWLMVHKHPEVKRRGASIDLSDLLSNPVLMFQRKYGFYIITFFTYVLPTLIPIYFWRETFITAYHVNILRTVLCQNYTSLINSASHSIGRRPYDKEVQATENIAVNLATLGEGFHNYHHVFPWDYRAAELSSKFNWTAAFIEFFAWIGWAYDLKTVENGVVIKRAKRCGDGTYKRFAN from the exons ATGACTCCACACGCGACCTACGAATATACTTTACATAACCAAAATAGGGATCTCCCTAAATTAAAAGCCCCTCAGGCAGATGACTGGAAGTTCAAGATTTCGTACATAACAGTGGCCATTAATATATACCTGCATTTGTCAGCGCTGTACGGACTTTATTTGAGCTTCACATCAGCTTCTTGGGCCACTATAGTTTATG ATCTCATTCTCCTGGAAGTGGGTATGCTGGGCCTGATGGCAGGAACCCACCGTCTCTGGGCCCACAGGAGCTACAAGGCCACCTTCCCTCTGCAGACCTTACTCATGCTGTTCCAGTCATCAGCGGGCCAGTTCACCGCTTTTAACTGGGTCAG GGATCACCGACTCCACCACAAACACAGCGACACTGATGGCGACCCTCACAACGCTGCAAGGGGCCTTTTCTTCTGCCACGTCGGCTGGCTCATGGTCCATAAGCATCCGGAGGTCAAAAGACGCGGGGCCAGTATAGATCTGTCGGATTTGTTGAGCAACCCTGTGCTGATGTTTCAGAGAAA GTACGGTTTCTACATCATCACATTCTTCACCTACGTGCTCCCGACGCTCATCCCGATCTACTTCTGGAGGGAAACCTTCATCACCGCCTACCACGTGAACATCCTCCGGACCGTCTTATGTCAAAACTACACCTCACTCATCAACAGCGCCTCTCACAGTATCGGGAGAAGACCTTACGACAAAGAAGTCCAAGCTACAGAGAACATTGCTGTGAACTTAGCTACGCTTGGCGAAGGGTTCCATAACTACCATCACGTTTTCCCGTGGGACTACAGGGCTGCAGAATTGTCTAGTAAATTTAACTGGACTGCAGCTTTTATAGAATTCTTTGCGTGGATCGGATGGGCGTATGATTTGAAGACGGTGGAAAATGGTGTGGTGATAAAAAGAGCTAAGAGGTGCGGGGATGGGACTTATAAACGGTTTGCAAATTGA